TTAGCATCTTCAGTTGGACTTAATTTTAAGTGTTTCTGAAATCCCCGTTGGCTGGAAAAGCTGGACATTTGGAGAAAGttaccggaattttgcaaccctagtattAAGATAGCCCAAACTTGAAAATGAGCAGGGAGGTGTGTCGGTACCTGTACATGGTCTCTGCCTCGACGTCTCCAAACCAGACCCTCAGGTTTGGAGTGAAGttctgtcctgtcagctccagCATGGCCACGTCCCCACCACCGTTTAGcttcacaaacacacaaatacaacAAGTCTAAATGTTTATGTCTTGTTGGCGGAGGAAAAGATGGAGATGGAATGGCGTAAAGGGTCTAAAGGACGTGTGTGTACAAATATTTTCAGAGCACTGCGAGAGGAACAAATAGTTGTTTATGATAggaatggagtgtgtgtgtgtgcatccgtgtgtgtgtctgtctgtccatatgtgtgtgtgcatccgtgtatgtgtctgtctgtccatatgtgtgtctgtccgtatgtgtgtgtgcgcgcgcgtgtccCTTTCTAACCTGTAAACTCTCGACAACAGGCACGGGGGTGACAGGCGAGTGGACGGGGCCCATGCCCTCGTAGAAGGTGTACTCAGCCTTGTCCGTGCTGATGATTGTCCAGGACGCTCCGTCGTTGATCATCTCTTTGTTTGGTTCCTTTGGGCATGGAGTGGCCTGGGgagaggcagacacacacacacacacgcgcagacacacacatacacgtcaaAGGGAGCCAGAAGCGCTTGATCGTCAGATGTAGATATAGATAGGTAAATTAATATAGATGTGTTTGTTATGACCGTCGCTGTATCCTGGTTAAGTTGTTGTTTCTATGGTGATCTCTGATGTAGAGTTAGATTGAGAGAGAACACCTAAGCGAGGGACCTATTACGCGTCACCTTAACATTATATTAACTCAGAGGATGAGGATCACTCTAAAATCGGTCATCTCCCCGAGATGGGAATCACAAGGCAATAAAAATCTCTTTGACAAACAAAGGCTGTGACCTATTCGAGCAACGGGGACCAGCACAGAGCACCGACAAGCGTTGTTCTCCATTTTCAGGTGGGATCTGACTAACAAATGTTCAAATTTGAAGATTGCAAATCGGTCATTATCGTAGAAATTAACTCAATGGTCACTATCCAGGAAGACGTTTCCTAAAAAGGTCATTCTGATTGGTATGTGGTCAAAATGATGGCGAATGGTCGAGTGTAGTTTGAGTAGAAGGCTGCGACTAAATTGAATTGGAAGTTGTATTGGGAAGGAAGTGTCTCGCTCACTTGAAACTGGATGATCCTCTCTTGGGAAAGGCACAGGTACATGCGCTCTGTGTCCTTCAGGTAGAAGGCACACTTGTGGAGCTGGGAGACGGGGTCGTCTGCATCCAGCAGGGCCGTCTGCTTGTCCACTTTACGGATGATCTGACCCACACAGAGAGGATGGTGTTCAGATGTCGACGCAGCAGCGTACAAATCACATCAAGACATTAACTGGCAACTTTAATtcatgtgcgggtgtgtgtgtgtgtgtgtgtgtgtgtgtgtgtgtgtgtgtgtgtgtgtgtgtgtgtgtgtgtgtgtgtgtgtgtgtgtgtgtgtgtgtgtgtgtgtgtgtgtgtgtgtgtgtgtgtgtgagtaataacgacagaaagagagataatTTGACATGCATAAAGacaaaatatataatatacaacaacaacaaaaagagttATGTGACAAGAATTGAAAGAGGTGAGGGGTGAGAAACCAAAGTAAAAGTGGTGGGTAGTACCAGTCGTGGCAGGGCCATCCCGGTGACGGAGCAGACCAGTTTGACCGTCTGTCCGTAGTGGATATAGCCATCTCTCACAGTGAACTCCTCTCCTTCGGACTCCTCGTCATCCACTGGGAAACGCAACACATGAGATACGGTCACACAACATTTCATTCAGGCTACAGTAAATATATGTGTGGTGAGTGTGTATATGAGAGAGCGTACAGGACTGATTAAGAATTGAGTGTGTGTGCGAGAAATGTGAGAATACATGCACGAGCGTGTGTTTGTGCGCGTGcttgagtgtgtgtatgagacTCACACAGGTGGATGTAGAAGGCACCCCATTGCTGGGAGCTGGCATGAAAGTTCCCCCCCTCCACATGTAGGTAGCGCGTGCTGACCGTCTGGGACCGCAACCGGTTGAACAGGGCCACCTTGGTCCCCGATGCAATACACACTGCAgtaggagagacacacagagagagagataaagagaccaCACTAAAACGGAACAACCCCGAAGCATGTCCCCATCATCGCAAGATGAAATTACTGGGCGATAAGAAGTGTGATTAGAGGGTAGAAAACGGCCGCAAAACAAACACTACAGGTATTTGACAATATTGAACATTGGGTCATTTTCATCCCTCGGTTGTcatctgtttttttgtgtgttttttttgttgctttagcGCCCTCTGAAGAGCAATAACGGCATTGTGAAGGGTAGAGATCAGCATTGGTTAGAGTACTTCAAAAGAtgcctccttccttcctcccttgaCGTCATCACTAATGTACAATGATAAGACGGGTGAAATTGAGGGTTCCAATATACATCTTTCACTAACAGAGTCATGTGAGATGAATCGTAACCTCAATGAGGGGAGGGAAGGATGCCTTTTCAAAGCATTTGAGCGGGGCCTTATGAGTGATATGTAGATTGTGTTTGTACAGCAGACCTGCGTATTTGATTATTTGCTATTTAAATACGTATTACCGGCATATAAGTATTTTCAAATAACGTTTCCCGAATtttatttgaaagtattttctaATAATTTCCTATATATAGCCTGCTATTTaaaactacagtcgtggccaaaagttttgagaatgacacaaacattaatctccacaaagtttgctgcttcagtgtctttagatatttttggcaaatgttactatggaatactgaagtataattacaagcatttcataagtgtcaaaggcttttattgacaattacatgaagttgatgcaaagagtcaatatttgcagtgttgacccttctttttcaagacctctgcaatctgccctgtcatgctgtcaattaacttctgggccacatcctgactgatggcagcccattcttgcataatcaatgcttggagtttgtcagaaattgtgggtttttgtttatccacccgcctcttgaggattgaccacaagttctcaatgggattaaggtctggggagtttcctggccatggacccaaaatatcgatgttgtgttccccgagccacttagttatcacttttgccttatggcaaggtgctccatcacaCTGAAAAAGGCATtgctcgtcaccaaactgttcctggatggttgggagaagttgctctcgtaggatgtgttggtaccattctttattcatggctgtgttcttaggaaaaattgtgagtgagcccactcccttggctgagaagcaaccccacacatgaatggtctcaggatgctttactgttggcatgacacaggactgatggtagcgctcaccttgtcttctccggacaagatttttccggatgccccaaacaatcggaaaggggattcatcagagaaaatgactttaccccagtcctcagcagtccaatccctataccttttgcagaatatcagtctgtccctgatgtttttcctggagagaagtggcttctttgctgcccttcttgacaccaggccatcctccaaaagtcttcgcctcgctgtgcgtgcagatgcactcacacctgcctgctgccattcctgagcaagctctgtactggtggtgccccgatcccgcagctgaatcaactttaggagacggtcctggcattTGCTgtactttcttgggcgccctgaagccttcttcacaacaactgaaccgctctccttgacgttcttgatgatccgataaatggttgatttaggtgcaatcttactggcagcaatatccttgcctgtgaagccctctttgtgcaaagcaatgatgacggcacgtgtttccttgcaggtaaccatggttgacagaggaagaacaatgattccaagcaccaccctccttttgaagcttccagtctgttattcgaactcaatcagcatgacagagtgatctccagccttgtcctcatcaacactcacacctgtgttaacgagagaatcactgacatgatgtcagctggtccatttgtggcagggctgaaatgcagtggaaatgtttttgggggattcagttcatttgcatggcaaagagggacttaattgcaattcatctgatcactcttcataacattctggagtatatgcaaattgccatcatacaaactgaggcaacagactttgtgaaaattaataatttgtgtcattctcaaaacttttggccacgactgtacactgaaCAGAAATGTTGGTTCCATTtttcatgagctaaaattaaAAAATCCCAGATTTTTTTCACATGCTCAAGAAGATTatgtctctcaaattttgtgcacaaatttgtttacgtccctgttcgtgaccatttctcctttgcaaagacAATCCATCCAtttgacaggtatggcatatcaattagcatgatcattacacaacacaatgccacagatgtctcaagttttgagggagcgtgcaattggcatgctgactgcaggaatgtccaccagagctgatgccagagaatttaatgttcatttctctaccataagctgtctccaacatcattttagagaatttggcagtatgtccaaccggcctcacaaccgcagaccacgtgtaaccacgccagcccaggacctccacatccggcttcttcacctttgGGATCGTctgagtgggggtggggggtgctgaggagtatttctgtctgtaataaagcacttTTGTGGGGAGAaaataattctgattggctgggcctgcctcccccctggctgccaagtgggtgggcctatgccctcccaggccccatttgggcctaatttatttatatcAGTTGACTaaattccttatatgaactgtaactctgtaaaatctttgaaattgttgcgtttatatttttgtggaatatattttcaaatacttatttctaAACGCACTatttcaaattcaaaacagacctgggttcaaatgcatGGGAGTATTTCAATATGTGTATTTGATAATACACTTGTCTGTGTATTTGATTACTTTCAAATAAATGCcaatactttccaagtgtatttccaaattACGTTCCAATATACATGTGTTTCCAAAGAAATGTCTTTGAAAGTCATTTAAATActctaaatagtatttgaacccaggtctggttcgtaaagtgtagtgtgtgtgtgtgcgtccgcctgtgtgttgtgtgtgactCACGATCTGCGTTCTTCAGGGACTGCTTCTTTTTGGAGGGCTTGGAGATGACTTTGATTCTCTTGCTGAGGAAGACGCCGATGTCTGTGCTGTTGCCGTAAAACATCTTGACGGACAGCATGAAGTGCTTTCTCTTGTCGGAGTCTGATATGTACAAGGTTTTGGCTGTGCAATAGTtctgagggggagggatggagagggagtagAAAGATGGGCTTATTTAGGAATGGCAGGTACCGGTTAGTATTTGCTttggggcgtgtgtgtgtgtgtgtgtgtgtgtgtgtgtgtgtgtgtgtgtgtgtgtgtgtgtgtgtgtgtgtgtgtgtgtgtgtgtgtgtgtgtgtgtgtgtgtgtgtgattaagcAACCTGTTTTGAGCGTGTGTCtatatgagagtgtgtgtgtgtgacagagattttattttgtattattatgaAATAATTATAGACAGGAGGTGAGAAAGAGTAATAGTGTCGTGTTTGTGAGCATGTGaacgagagagggggggggggggtgaagggttGAGGGGAAGGAAGTGAGAGAGTAAAAGTGAAGGAAAGACGTGTGTGGGTACCCTACCTTTCCCTCTAGGTTGAGTTGCTGCATCTCTTGGTCAGAGTTTCCTATCCCTATGAAGGCACAGGGCTGAGACTCCTGCTCCGAGCAGCCGTCTCTCTCCATTTGCTCCTTCTTTTTCTTCCAGCCAGAGCCCATCAGGTACACACACGGGGGAGGACAGAAGAACctgcacgcacacgcgcacacacaatgACATCAGTATAATTGAACTACACACCACTGCCCAGgcttcacatacacacaccaaatTATTAATATGATGACTTCACGCAGACATAACGGAATAGAACAGCCTAGACATTCTTTTTATGTTAAACTTTCTGCCACGAGATGGCGCTGTGGTATCAAAATACAGTGGCAGTCATTGCACTGGGAATGAAGTGTCAGTGGATTTCTTTGCGTGACAGACAACTTGGCAAAACATGTACTTAAATCCTGTAAAACGTTGTTTcagttaagggggggggggtgaaatgtTATTACAATAACCCATTTGGCGAGCTGTAATCTGACAAGAACTTGCATTTTAGCCAGTACCTCAGCCTACCAGCAATAAATTcacctattttttttttaagaaatccCCCACACTTAGTTTAGATGACTCGTCAACCAAACCAAAGTGCTTTATTTGTAGGAGCTGGTGAGGAAAAGAGGAAAGTCGGTCAGCCTATGTTGCTCTCGATATGACGATGTGTGTCTAGCCTGATGAGGAGGTGAGTGACACATAACACgagtctgtctgtgtgagagtgaTGTCTACTTTCACCTCCTACAATAGAGAAGAGATAAAAGAGATGGAGCTTTCTGAGGAAAACCCCTGTGAATACgagcacgcacgcaaacacacacacgcaagtcCTTCATGCTCAGAGCTccttatcaacacacacacactgtaaacacacacacacacgtattggACAGGTCTTCCTTatacagagggacacacacacacacacccagcgaGCTGACCCAAACATACGTTGGTCTGTTTAGAATCAAACCCTAactcacaagtgtgtgtgtgtgtgtaacagtgattCTCCATGCAACACCAGCATACACTTCTCATGTTGGAAGTTGGACCTGTTCCAGTGAGTGAACCACAGGGACTAAACAGAGACTAAACAGATGCATTAGAGTAGAGTTAAACTGTAGAGAGACTAAGTAAATGACTCCAATAGATGAGGGGAATGGGGCCTGTGTAAAATGTGCTGTATATTAGGCTTTGTGACTGATTATGAAAACTGGAATGACTGGAGGTCTGATGTATCCCTGGGTGCATTGCTACAACGGGTCAGACCCCAAAATGGGCCTCTCTCACATCTCGACCCCGGGGCCCCAGTCAGTGTAACTTTAACCAGAGAGGAGCACGGAGAGTGTAGGAATTcctctatttaacacacacacacacacacacctgctcctcctctctcgtgCTCCAAACCTCAGAGGTGTCACAGTGTTGGCTGAGAGCTCCTGATTTACTAAGAGATAGTCCTGGTGTAATGGCAGCCAGGGCTCAAACCCGTTCAGTCTGTCTAACTCCCTATTATCTATTTATTTACTTCAACCAGGATGACCATATTAAAGTACAGCTGAAttactctctacacacacacactccaccattCTAACCCAACCTACAACGACTAGGCAACATCTTACCCACTTCTCCAAATTCATTACCCTTTACTTACTTCAGTGTGCTCCCCAACCCATTAACCCTACATGTCTGGGGGCATGAATGTGCCCTACCTGCCTAACCTTACCATCCCCTTGCCATCTACACTTTaacctcctattccctacacccCTAACCCCTGTGTCTCTATGGCCTTCACCTGAATGTGCCCTGCAGAGAACTTAACTGCTCACTTCCCCGTCTGACCCGCGGTGGGAAATGGAAAGCCGGAGAGGCCAAAACACCAACGTCACACAGACACATTGGAATGTGGCTTTGCCTTTTAGTCCATACTATTAACCCACAAATTAAATTGAAACCGGGAACTCTTCAACATGCCTTCCTAGGTATGGAATGTGTGAGGTATGTGGGAAATCGGGAGAGTATGGAAAGCGGTATGTAGGCTAAGTGGTGGTCGGTTACCTTTTTTCATTGCCATAAGATTTCTGTGCAACTTTTGCATGCAGGATCAGGACAGTTTGGTCTCCTCGCTCCTTCAGGTAATTCCGCATCGCTTCCCTGAGAGGagaagcgagagaaagaggggagggagggagagaaagaaagagagggatggagagaaggagagaggagagagagagaggtttgttATTCATCCATTCACATAAAAATGTATAGATGACAGAAGCGACAAAGATGAAATAGACGAGACTAAAAAACTGGAACATATGAGAACTTGGGGTGACTAAAACTAACACCTGAAACATAG
The DNA window shown above is from Salvelinus alpinus chromosome 31, SLU_Salpinus.1, whole genome shotgun sequence and carries:
- the LOC139560968 gene encoding recombining binding protein suppressor of hairless isoform X1 — encoded protein: MAPVVTGKFEERPQPQRLTREAMRNYLKERGDQTVLILHAKVAQKSYGNEKRFFCPPPCVYLMGSGWKKKKEQMERDGCSEQESQPCAFIGIGNSDQEMQQLNLEGKNYCTAKTLYISDSDKRKHFMLSVKMFYGNSTDIGVFLSKRIKVISKPSKKKQSLKNADLCIASGTKVALFNRLRSQTVSTRYLHVEGGNFHASSQQWGAFYIHLLDDEESEGEEFTVRDGYIHYGQTVKLVCSVTGMALPRLIIRKVDKQTALLDADDPVSQLHKCAFYLKDTERMYLCLSQERIIQFQATPCPKEPNKEMINDGASWTIISTDKAEYTFYEGMGPVHSPVTPVPVVESLQLNGGGDVAMLELTGQNFTPNLRVWFGDVEAETMYRCAESMLCVVPDISAFREGWRWVRQPVQVPVTLVRNDGIIYSTTLTFTYTPEPGPRPHCNAAGAILRAGSDRLLTASGNIANNSDANNTYGPNGSNAGVTSSSTAATVVS
- the LOC139560968 gene encoding suppressor of hairless protein homolog isoform X2, which translates into the protein MWILWWEAMRNYLKERGDQTVLILHAKVAQKSYGNEKRFFCPPPCVYLMGSGWKKKKEQMERDGCSEQESQPCAFIGIGNSDQEMQQLNLEGKNYCTAKTLYISDSDKRKHFMLSVKMFYGNSTDIGVFLSKRIKVISKPSKKKQSLKNADLCIASGTKVALFNRLRSQTVSTRYLHVEGGNFHASSQQWGAFYIHLLDDEESEGEEFTVRDGYIHYGQTVKLVCSVTGMALPRLIIRKVDKQTALLDADDPVSQLHKCAFYLKDTERMYLCLSQERIIQFQATPCPKEPNKEMINDGASWTIISTDKAEYTFYEGMGPVHSPVTPVPVVESLQLNGGGDVAMLELTGQNFTPNLRVWFGDVEAETMYRCAESMLCVVPDISAFREGWRWVRQPVQVPVTLVRNDGIIYSTTLTFTYTPEPGPRPHCNAAGAILRAGSDRLLTASGNIANNSDANNTYGPNGSNAGVTSSSTAATVVS